A genomic region of Macadamia integrifolia cultivar HAES 741 unplaced genomic scaffold, SCU_Mint_v3 scaffold1941, whole genome shotgun sequence contains the following coding sequences:
- the LOC122065250 gene encoding dnaJ homolog subfamily B member 13-like — protein MGVDYYKILQVDRNAKDEDLKKSYRKLAMKWHPDKNPNKKKEAEAKFKQISEAYEVLSDPQKRAIYDQYGEEGLKGQVPPPGSGGPGGATFFQTGDGPNVFRFNPRNADDIFAEFFGFSSPFGGMGGGGGGSGGGMNGGSRFPGGMFSKNFFPSFGEGGSMNQGPRKAAPIEKSLPCTLEELYKGTTKKMKISREISDVSGKTMPVEEIITIDIKPGWKKGTKITFPEKGNEQPNVIPADLVFIVDEKPHEIFTRDGNDLILTQKITLMEALTGYTVHLTTLDGRNLTIPINNVIHSNYEEVVPREGMPIPKELPKKGDLRIKFDIKFPKRLTADQKAGIKRLLAP, from the exons ATGGGAGTCGATTATTACAAGATCTTACAGGTAGATAGGAACGCCAAAGAtgaagatcttaagaaatcttACAGAAAGCTTGCCATGAAATGGCACCCTGACAAGAACCCCAATAAAAAGAAGGAAGCTGAAGCCAAATTCAAACAGATCTCTGAAGCCTACGAG GTTCTTAGTGATCCTCAGAAGAGAGCAATCTATGACCAATACGGTGAAGAGGGCCTCAAAGGCCAAGTGCCTCCGCCAGGCTCCGGTGGTCCGGGCGGGGCTACGTTCTTCCAGACGGGAGATGGGCCAAACGTGTTCAGGTTTAATCCGAGAAACGCAGATGACATATTCGCTGAGTTCTTTGGATTCTCGAGCCCTTTCGGAGGAATgggaggtggtggtggcggtagTGGTGGGGGCATGAATGGCGGGTCCAGGTTCCCTGGCGGTATGTTTAGCAAAAATTTCTTCCCTTCGTTTGGGGAGGGAGGTTCCATGAATCAGGGTCCTCGTAAAGCTGCTCCCATAGAGAAGAGTTTGCCCTGTACCCTTGAGGAGCTCTATAAGGGGACTaccaagaagatgaagatatccAGAGAGATTTCTGATGTGAGTGG GAAAACAATGCCAGTAGAAGAGATTATAACTATTGACATAAAGCCTGGCTGGAAGAAAGGAACAAAGATCACATTCCCAGAGAAAGGGAATGAACAACCAAATGTTATACCTGCAGATCTCGTCTTCATAGTTGATGAAAAACCGCATGAGATCTTCACTAGGGATGGAAATGATCTGATACTCACCCAGAAGATAACACTCATGGAAGCTCTCACAGGTTACACAGTGCATCTAACTACACTTGATGGCAGGAATCTTACTATTCCCATCAATAATGTTATCCATTCAAATTATGAAGAGGTTGTTCCAAGGGAGGGGATGCCAATACCAAAAGAGCTCCCAAAGAAGGGGGATTTAAGAATCAAGTTCGACATAAAGTTCCCAAAGAGGTTGACAGCCGATCAGAAGGCTGGAATCAAGAGATTGTTGGCTCCATAA
- the LOC122065254 gene encoding homeobox-DDT domain protein RLT2-like, translating to LSPNVQGLDGEDIVSTLRNGAAAENAVAIMQEKGFSHPRRTRHRLTPGTVKFAAFHVLSLEGSKGLTILEAADKIQKSGLRDLTTSKTPEASIAAALSRDTKLFERTAPSTYCVRAPFRRDPGDAEAILSAAREKIQIFQSGYSDSEDAEKDGDDADDVERDEDSECDVAEDPEVDDVGTSSNLNKEAQHSNEAKDSKAISSSGNEKETFGNEVGETPESGFANSEKGFSSFLSGKYKEMNGSGAIIDQSINVTENFGEAVMLDQEETEIDESNSGEPWVEGLTEGEYSDLSVGERLNALVSLIGVAIEGNSIRLVLEERLEAANALKKQMWAEAQLDKRRMKEEHMTKLQYSSFTGIRAETNVTSSVAEGSQSPLPGVESKNIEASLNPAVKSEPLLDPQEFSAGPDNFPHQQHGYATEKSRFQLKASIAHKAEEMYVYRSLPLGQDRRRNRYWLFVTSASRNDPGSGRIFFESYDGCWRLIDSEEAFDALLGSLDTRGIRESHLHSMLQKIETSFRETVRQNLCKTSIMDMREVTLRTESAEMTSIQDCGADGSDSPSSMVCGSSADTLEQASSFKIELWRNDAERVNGYKRYLDFEKWTWKECFNHYVLCAMKYGKKRCLELLGICDVCHDTYLSEDNHCSCCHATFSTLADYSSSEHVLQCEERRKVDPNWTFNCPDASFPMRFRLLKAMLAIMEVSIPSEALEPFWTDTYRKSWGLKLQTSSLAEELLQMLTLLESCIKRDCLSSNFETTKELLASCTSAEYVVDDCLSFPGSVVVLPWVPQTTAAVALRLVEIDSSISYIMHQKVESQKDKEAGEYIKLPSRYTIVKNIQDVELAETTEQAENLQEERWDDPASARLSAGSGSGRGRGGRGRGRGRSRVGWLQRGAGSFRSESAKENAGSSEKTVKGLRRKSRTRGRGRKRGRRTARSRPRVEKRVIEKQTPLSRFDEPCSPRNNSGGQSSRSSGGDEWDVEETRTMEVEVAENSNNLEASESDDNAQVSGDEYDEQGQYYGNLFHSKSEDIMEESEEDFNDADGDGVDGDSDSDEEGNEDDDGDGDGDGEEEVDGEEEDVMDERDGEENEDEDQEQHGDEDEDTGSTSSDYSE from the exons CTGTCTCCAAATGTGCAGGGTCTTGATGGTGAAGATATAGTTTCTACTTTGCGTAATGGTGCGGCAGCTGAAAATGCAGTTGCTATAATGCAAGAAAAGGGTTTCTCACATCCACGTAGAACCAGACATCGGTTGACTCCTGGAACGGTTAAATTTGCAGCATTTCATGTTCTTTCTCTTGAGGGAAGCAAGGGCCTCACCATATTAGAAGCTGCAGATAAGATTCAG AAATCTGGACTACGTGACCTGACAACAAGCAAGACACCAGAGGCGTCTATTGCAGCTGCATTGTCAAGGGATACAAAGCTTTTTGAGAGAACAGCCCCTTCTACTTATTGTGTACGGGCTCCTTTTAGGAGGGACCCTGGTGATGCTGAGGCTATACTATCTGCTGCCCGTGAAAAAATACAGATATTTCAGAGTGGGTATTCAGATTCTGAAGATGCTGAGAAGGATGGGGATGATGCTGATGATGTTGAAAGAGATGAAGATTCCGAATGTGATGTTGCTGAGGATCCTGAAGTTGATGATGTTGGAACTtcatcaaatctaaataaagaAGCTCAGCACTCAAATGAAGCAAAAGATTCTAAAGCAATTTCTTCCTCTGGAAATGAAAAGGAGACTTTCGGCAACGAGGTTGGAGAAACTCCAGAAAGTGGCTTTGCGAATTCTGAGAAGGGTTTCTCCTCATTTCTTTCAGGGAAATACAAGGAAATGAATGGTTCAGGTGCTATCATTGATCAGTCTATCAATGTTACTGAAAACTTTGGCGAGGCAGTTATGCTTGATCAAGAGGAGACAGAGATTGATGAAAGCAATTCTGGTGAACCATGGGTTGAAGGATTAACGGAAGGGGAATACTCTGATCTCAGTGTTGGTGAGCGTCTAAATGCACTTGTTTCCCTAATTGGTGTAGCTATTGAAGGAAATTCAATTCGTCTTGTTCTCGAG GAACGCTTGGAAGCAGCAAATGCTCTTAAGAAGCAAATGTGGGCAGAGGCACAACTTGATAAAAGGCGTATGAAAGAAGAACACATGACAAAGTTACAGTATTCATCTTTTACAGGGATCAGAGCTGAGACAAACGTTACTAGTTCTGTGGCAGAGGGAAGCCAAAGTCCATTGCCTGGTGTTGAGAGCAAGAATATTGAAGCTTCTCTGAACCCTGCGGTCAAGTCAGAACCACTTCTTGATCCACAAGAGTTCTCTGCAGGTCCTGACAATTTCCCACATCAGCAACATGGTTATGCCACAGAGAAGTCACGCTTTCAGTTAAAAGCTTCTATTGCTCATAAAGCAGAAGAGATGTATGTATACAGATCTTTGCCACTTGGTCAAGATCGCAGGCGTAACCGATACTGGCTGTTTGTTACATCTGCTTCTAGGAATGATCCAGGTTCTGGCAGGATATTCTTTGAATCTTATGATGGCTGCTGGAGGCTTATTGATTCAGAAGAG GCATTTGATGCTCTTTTGGGATCTTTGGATACACGTGGGATTAGGGAATCCCATCTGCATTCGATGTTGCAAAAGATTGAGACATCCTTTAGGGAAACTGTTAGACAGAACCTGTGTAAGACCAGCATCATGGATATGAGGGAGGTTACTCTCAGAACTGAATCTGCTGAAATGACTTCCATTCAAGATTGTGGAGCTGATGGGTCTGATAGTCCTAGCAGTATGGTGTGTGGATCTAGTGCTGATACACTAGAGCAGGCATCGTCTTTCAAAATTGAGCTTTGGAGGAATGATGCTGAGAGAGTTAATGGCTATAAGAGATATCTAGATTTCGAGAAGTGGACTTGGAAGGAATGCTTTAATCACTATGTATTATGTGCTATGAAATATGGGAAGAAAAGATGCCTAGAGCTGCTTGGCATTTGTGATGTATGCCATGATACCTACTTGTCCGAAGACAATCACTGTTCTTGTTGTCATGCTACTTTCAGCACCCTTGCTGACTACAGTTCTTCTGAACATGTGCTACAATGTGAAGAGAGACGAAAAGTGGACCCTAACTGGACTTTCAATTGTCCAGATGCTTCTTTTCCCATGAGGTTCAGATTGCTCAAGGCAATGCTTGCAATAATGGAG GTTTCAATTCCATCTGAAGCCCTTGAACCTTTCTGGACTGACACATATAGAAAATCTTGGGGTTTGAAGTTGCAGACTTCATCATTAGCAGAGGAACTTCTTCAG ATGCTGACATTGTTGGAGAGTTGCATTAAACGAGACTGCCTGTCATCAAATTTTGAGACGACAAAGGAATTATTAGCTTCTTGCACATCTGCAGAGTATGTTGTGGATGATTGCTTGTCGTTTCCTGGATCTGTTGTGGTACTTCCATGGGTACCACAAACGACGGCTGCTGTGGCATTAAGGCTTGTGGAAATTGATTCATCCATCTCTTACATTATGCACCAAAAAGTGGAGTCTCAGAAAGACAAGGAAGCTGGAGAATATATT AAACTCCCATCAAGATATACTATTGTCAAAAATATCCAAGATGTTGAACTCGCAGAAACTACAGAGCAGGCTGAAAATCTACAAGAAGAGAGGTGGGATGATCCTGCCAGTGCACGTTTGAGCGCTGGAAGTGGAAGTGGACGTGGACGTGGAGGCCGTGGACGAGGACGTGGTCGCAGCCGAGTTGGATGGTTGCAGAGAGGTGCTGGCAGCTTCAGATCTGAATCTGCCAAAGAAAATGCTGGGAGTAGTGAAAAGACAGTTAAAGGATTAAGAAGGAAGAGCCGAACAAGGGGACGGGGCCGTAAGCGAGGTCGTCGTACAGCCAGAAGTAGGCCAAGAGTGGAGAAAAGGGTGATTGAGAAGCAGACCCCATTGAGTCGGTTTGATGAACCATGTAGCCCCAGAAACAACAGTGGTGGACAATCGTCCAGAAGCTCTGGAGGTGATGAATGGGATGTTGAAGAAACTAGGACAATGGAGGTAGAGGTAGCAGAAAACAGTAACAATTTAGAGGCGTCGGAATCTGATGACAATGCTCAGGTGTCTGGGGATGAGTATGATGAGCAGGGGCAATACTATGGTAATTTATTCCATAGCAAGTCTGAGGACATAATggaggaaagtgaagaagattTCAATGATGCTGATGGTGATGGTGTAGATGGAGATAGTGACAGTGACGAGGAGGGAaatgaggatgatgatggagatggagatggagatggagaggaaGAGGTCGATGGGGAAGAAGAGGATGTGATGGATGAGAGGGATGGAGAGGAAAATGAAGACGAGGACCAGGAGCAGCATggggatgaagatgaagataccGGGTCGACATCGTCAGATTATAGCGAGTAA